The following proteins are encoded in a genomic region of Diabrotica virgifera virgifera chromosome 1, PGI_DIABVI_V3a:
- the LOC126879218 gene encoding uncharacterized protein LOC126879218 isoform X2 produces the protein MDTAMDTVYPEPMSRLNRRVIPKKRRGGSTRYRTQPVTFSEIQEVDEENVTEEAIPESSTSKSELSLLINRKFEEFKKTRDIDFIVSDKIDEISTTDSSTNVKTSVPITTCRSIGRLPSRPSF, from the exons ATGGACACAG cAATGGATACCGTATACCCAGAACCTATGTCAAGGTTAAATAGGAGAGTAATTCCTAAGAAAAGAAGAGGAGGTTCCACAAGATATCGAACTCAACCTGTTACCTTTTCAGAAATCCAG gaaGTGGATGAAGAAAACGTCACCGAAGAAGCCATCCCAGAGTCATCTACCTCCAAATCAGAACTAAGTCTTCTGATCAACAGAAAATTCGAAGAATTCAAGAAAACCAGAGACATAGACTTTATTGTTAGTGATAAAATCGATGAGATATCTACAACAGATAGTTCCACCAATGTTAAAACTAGTGTTCCAATAACCACCTGCAGATCAATAGGAAGGTTGCCTTCGCGGCCATCGTTTtaa
- the LOC126879218 gene encoding uncharacterized protein LOC126879218 isoform X1, giving the protein MPSLSSPTQSMDTVYPEPMSRLNRRVIPKKRRGGSTRYRTQPVTFSEIQEVDEENVTEEAIPESSTSKSELSLLINRKFEEFKKTRDIDFIVSDKIDEISTTDSSTNVKTSVPITTCRSIGRLPSRPSF; this is encoded by the exons cAATGGATACCGTATACCCAGAACCTATGTCAAGGTTAAATAGGAGAGTAATTCCTAAGAAAAGAAGAGGAGGTTCCACAAGATATCGAACTCAACCTGTTACCTTTTCAGAAATCCAG gaaGTGGATGAAGAAAACGTCACCGAAGAAGCCATCCCAGAGTCATCTACCTCCAAATCAGAACTAAGTCTTCTGATCAACAGAAAATTCGAAGAATTCAAGAAAACCAGAGACATAGACTTTATTGTTAGTGATAAAATCGATGAGATATCTACAACAGATAGTTCCACCAATGTTAAAACTAGTGTTCCAATAACCACCTGCAGATCAATAGGAAGGTTGCCTTCGCGGCCATCGTTTtaa